The following proteins are encoded in a genomic region of Haloarcula marina:
- a CDS encoding HAD family hydrolase, with amino-acid sequence MSDAPRAICFDMDGVLVMSEDHWVSIQRDHILPTAAPNDDIPLSAITGRDYTEVYPELDAEYDLAVTREEYEALFEEAGERIYREHATFLDGAHDLLADLREAGVSLALTTSAPWDWIEVIDDRFDHLRHFDAAISAQDLDGPGKPAPDIYERGAAELGVDPSECWAVEDSTAGARAAVAAGMTTVGFRGDGDETDLSMVQHLADDAESLRAVLLQQ; translated from the coding sequence ATGAGCGACGCGCCGCGAGCTATCTGTTTCGACATGGACGGGGTCCTCGTCATGTCCGAGGACCACTGGGTCAGTATCCAGCGCGACCACATCCTGCCGACGGCCGCGCCGAACGACGACATCCCGCTGTCGGCCATCACCGGCCGGGACTACACGGAAGTGTACCCCGAACTCGACGCCGAGTACGACCTCGCGGTCACGCGCGAGGAGTACGAAGCCCTGTTCGAGGAGGCGGGCGAGCGCATCTACCGCGAACACGCGACCTTCCTCGACGGTGCGCACGACCTGCTCGCGGACCTCCGGGAGGCCGGTGTCTCGCTCGCGCTCACCACGTCGGCCCCGTGGGACTGGATAGAGGTCATCGACGACCGATTCGACCACCTTCGGCACTTCGACGCGGCGATAAGCGCACAGGACCTGGACGGCCCGGGCAAGCCCGCGCCCGACATCTACGAGCGCGGCGCGGCGGAACTCGGCGTCGACCCGAGCGAGTGCTGGGCGGTCGAGGACTCCACCGCGGGCGCACGCGCGGCCGTCGCCGCGGGCATGACCACCGTCGGGTTCCGAGGCGACGGCGACGAGACGGACCTCTCGATGGTCCAGCACCTCGCGGACGACGCCGAGAGCCTTCGCGCGGTGCTACTCCAACAGTAA
- the pheT gene encoding phenylalanine--tRNA ligase subunit beta: MPVVDVDPDELRYLTGHEEKDDDELRSDLFDLGLEFEGWTEDDEFQLEFAPDRLDRLSVEGVARSLRYHYGDDRGVYVPNTNTPEWTIEVEDQPPERPYVTGAVVRGLDMSGGALESLIQLQEKLHATMGRKRAKGAIGVHDLTMLKGEAATEGTAKSITYTSVDPDEATFVPLESDAEMTPREVIAEHQTGQAYGDLVADFDRVPAIYDSIGLFSFPPVINGRRTEVTEDSRDLFIEMTGSDQWTVDHMCNIVCYALEARGGKVERVTVEYADDAPGEYAGHTLDRPDFETRTKTVTLDRIESLLGVDLTAEDVVDYAERAGLSATPSDGEGGVSFEVEIPPYRVDVLHPQDIVDDIGRALGFNTLQPTYPDVSTVGGRHERSRLEDAARDTLVGLGFEDLLNFHMTNEAENFERMNVAPDDDCVGAADPVTIQEPYSEDYTILRTWALPSLMMVLENNTHRRYPQDLAEIGLAAGLDDSLNTGVAERRTVAGALARTDASYEDAKARLQAIAEAFDVDLVTPATTHPSFIDGRVAEVVMDDEVVGVLGEIHPKVLVEHDLELPVAAFEFRLDALE; this comes from the coding sequence ATGCCCGTCGTCGACGTCGACCCCGACGAACTGCGCTATCTGACGGGTCACGAGGAGAAAGACGACGACGAACTCCGCTCGGACCTGTTCGACCTCGGACTGGAGTTCGAGGGCTGGACCGAGGACGACGAGTTCCAACTGGAGTTCGCGCCGGACCGACTCGACCGCCTCTCCGTCGAGGGAGTCGCTCGCTCGCTGCGCTACCACTACGGCGACGACCGGGGCGTCTACGTCCCGAACACGAACACGCCCGAGTGGACCATCGAAGTCGAGGACCAACCGCCCGAACGCCCCTACGTCACCGGTGCCGTCGTCCGCGGACTGGACATGAGCGGCGGCGCGCTGGAGTCCCTGATTCAACTGCAGGAGAAACTCCACGCGACGATGGGCCGCAAGCGCGCGAAGGGCGCTATCGGCGTCCACGACCTGACGATGCTGAAGGGTGAGGCCGCCACGGAAGGGACGGCCAAGTCCATCACCTACACGAGCGTCGACCCCGACGAGGCGACGTTCGTCCCCCTCGAATCAGACGCCGAGATGACCCCCCGCGAGGTCATCGCCGAGCATCAGACCGGACAGGCCTACGGCGACCTCGTCGCGGACTTCGACCGCGTGCCCGCCATCTACGACTCCATCGGCCTGTTCTCGTTCCCGCCCGTCATCAACGGCCGCCGGACCGAGGTGACCGAGGACTCCCGGGACCTGTTCATCGAGATGACCGGGTCCGACCAGTGGACCGTCGACCACATGTGCAACATCGTCTGCTACGCCTTGGAGGCCCGCGGCGGCAAGGTCGAACGGGTCACCGTCGAGTACGCCGACGACGCCCCCGGCGAGTACGCGGGTCACACCCTCGACCGACCGGACTTCGAGACGCGGACCAAGACGGTCACGCTGGACCGCATCGAGAGCCTCCTCGGGGTGGACCTGACCGCCGAGGACGTCGTCGACTACGCCGAGCGCGCGGGCCTGAGCGCGACGCCCAGCGACGGCGAAGGGGGCGTCTCCTTCGAGGTGGAGATTCCGCCCTACCGCGTCGACGTGCTCCACCCGCAGGATATCGTCGACGACATCGGCCGCGCGCTGGGGTTCAACACCCTCCAACCGACCTATCCGGACGTGTCGACGGTCGGCGGCCGCCACGAGCGGTCCCGACTGGAGGACGCCGCCCGCGATACGCTCGTGGGACTGGGCTTCGAGGACCTGCTGAACTTCCACATGACCAACGAGGCAGAGAACTTCGAGCGGATGAACGTCGCTCCCGACGACGATTGCGTGGGTGCGGCCGACCCGGTCACGATTCAGGAGCCCTACAGCGAGGACTACACCATCCTCCGGACGTGGGCGCTCCCCTCGTTGATGATGGTCTTGGAGAACAACACCCATCGCCGCTACCCGCAGGACCTCGCGGAAATCGGCCTCGCGGCGGGACTGGACGACTCCCTGAACACGGGCGTCGCCGAACGCCGCACCGTCGCGGGCGCACTCGCGCGCACCGACGCCTCCTACGAGGACGCGAAGGCCCGCCTGCAGGCTATCGCCGAGGCGTTCGACGTGGACCTCGTGACTCCGGCGACGACCCATCCGTCGTTCATCGACGGCCGGGTGGCCGAGGTAGTGATGGACGACGAAGTGGTGGGTGTCCTCGGTGAGATTCACCCGAAAGTGCTCGTGGAACACGACTTAGAGTTGCCGGTGGCGGCGTTCGAGTTCCGACTGGACGCGCTGGAGTAG
- the endA gene encoding tRNA-intron lyase, with product MDLTLDGNVVRAGTRARERFYDSRGYGHVLNGDVAFAPVEAAHLLYRGDIEAVGGMDFRELLSSSAVSAVEFFVYKDLRDRGFYLTPAREGWVDDPDGADFVVYPRGKGPWDDEVAYRVRVVGERDGVPVESLGECVLAVVDEESEITYLDTTRREVAGSSDSTVPLVDGELLAERVLCWDPPGALYERAFYGQRLDEDAVQLSLVEAAYLAREGTLSVAGGQSAVIERGREVEGERFDRRLTVYAALRDAGVVPKTGFKFGADFRTYADVESVDDLGHSELLVRVLPADFEFEPRDLALDVRLAHGVRKTMVFAPVTDGDIEWTEVRRLTP from the coding sequence ATGGACCTCACGCTGGACGGCAACGTCGTCCGAGCGGGCACGCGCGCACGGGAGCGCTTCTACGACTCGCGCGGCTACGGGCACGTACTGAACGGCGACGTGGCGTTCGCGCCGGTGGAGGCCGCCCACCTCCTCTATCGGGGCGATATCGAGGCCGTCGGCGGGATGGACTTCCGCGAACTGCTGTCGTCGTCGGCCGTCTCGGCCGTCGAGTTCTTCGTCTACAAGGACCTGCGCGACCGGGGATTCTACCTCACGCCCGCGCGAGAAGGCTGGGTAGACGACCCAGACGGCGCGGACTTCGTGGTGTACCCCCGCGGGAAGGGGCCGTGGGACGACGAGGTGGCCTATCGGGTCCGCGTGGTCGGCGAGCGCGACGGCGTCCCGGTCGAGTCGCTGGGCGAGTGCGTCCTCGCCGTCGTGGACGAGGAGAGCGAGATAACGTATCTGGACACCACTCGCCGCGAGGTGGCGGGGTCGAGCGACTCGACCGTGCCGCTCGTCGACGGGGAACTGCTGGCCGAGCGGGTGCTGTGCTGGGACCCGCCGGGCGCGCTGTACGAGCGGGCGTTCTACGGCCAGCGACTCGACGAGGACGCGGTGCAACTGTCGCTGGTGGAGGCGGCCTACCTCGCTCGCGAGGGGACGCTCTCGGTCGCGGGCGGCCAGTCGGCAGTCATCGAGCGCGGTCGGGAGGTCGAAGGCGAACGGTTCGACCGCCGCCTGACCGTCTACGCCGCGCTCCGGGACGCGGGCGTCGTCCCCAAGACCGGATTCAAGTTCGGCGCGGACTTCCGGACCTACGCCGACGTGGAGAGCGTCGACGACCTCGGGCACTCGGAACTCCTCGTTCGCGTCCTCCCCGCCGACTTCGAGTTCGAACCGCGGGACCTCGCGCTGGACGTTCGACTGGCCCACGGTGTCCGGAAGACGATGGTGTTCGCGCCCGTCACCGACGGCGACATCGAGTGGACGGAAGTGCGCCGGTTGACGCCCTGA
- a CDS encoding tryptophan--tRNA ligase, with translation MTDRDSHHDDVSPDEDRRQSGDSWRESHLRTDGGADAAGADEVKLDPWGSSTIDDYRKLFEQFGIEEFDEVLPEVPNPHYLMRRGVIFGHRDYRPVADAMRDGEAFASLSGFMPTGDPHIGHKMVFDEIIWHQRQGADAYGLIADMEAHAARGLTWEEIDEHARSYVLSLLALGFDPEEGELYRQSENRELQDLAFELGAEANASELQAIYDFDGETNISYMQSVVTQMADILYPQLDEPKPTVIPVGPDQDPHMRLARDLAARMRYFGVTEAFASFEARPEERPLLREAYEAREAYAEDPEMPRCVEAAEWLRDHQPAPAEARDSAVEKLENAGKEPIRPRTRIFDRRATEAAFEALIEAVDGEKRVYDEHVDAFDLGEAEAEDLARQVELDNGGYGFLPPSSIYHRFMTGLTGGKMSSSVPASHISLLDDPEDGYDKVKSATTGGRTTAEEQREKGGKADECPVYELYAYLLSGDDDEFATEVYEECVGGERLCGGCKEQAAELMAEFLEDHQEKRAEWEDKLDELDIDLDSARKRS, from the coding sequence ATGACCGACCGCGACTCCCACCACGACGACGTATCGCCCGACGAGGACCGCCGCCAGTCGGGAGACTCGTGGCGGGAGTCCCATCTGCGGACGGATGGGGGGGCCGACGCCGCCGGGGCCGACGAGGTCAAACTCGACCCGTGGGGCTCTTCGACCATCGACGACTATCGCAAACTGTTCGAGCAGTTCGGCATCGAGGAGTTCGACGAGGTGCTTCCCGAAGTCCCGAACCCCCACTACCTGATGCGCCGCGGCGTCATCTTCGGCCACCGCGACTACCGGCCCGTCGCCGACGCGATGCGCGACGGCGAGGCGTTCGCGTCGCTGTCGGGGTTCATGCCGACCGGCGACCCCCACATCGGCCACAAGATGGTGTTCGACGAGATAATCTGGCACCAACGGCAGGGCGCGGACGCCTACGGCCTCATCGCCGATATGGAGGCCCACGCCGCCCGTGGCCTGACGTGGGAGGAAATCGACGAACACGCCCGGAGCTACGTCCTCTCGCTTTTGGCGCTCGGCTTCGACCCCGAGGAGGGCGAACTGTACCGCCAGTCCGAGAACCGCGAGCTACAGGATTTGGCGTTCGAACTCGGCGCGGAGGCCAACGCCTCGGAACTGCAGGCCATCTACGACTTCGACGGCGAGACGAACATCTCCTACATGCAGTCCGTGGTCACGCAGATGGCCGACATCCTCTACCCGCAACTGGACGAACCGAAACCGACGGTCATCCCCGTCGGTCCGGACCAAGACCCGCACATGCGACTGGCGCGGGACTTGGCGGCCCGCATGCGCTACTTCGGCGTGACCGAGGCCTTCGCGAGTTTCGAGGCCCGACCCGAGGAGCGACCCCTGCTTCGGGAGGCCTACGAGGCCCGCGAGGCGTACGCCGAGGACCCGGAGATGCCCCGGTGTGTCGAGGCCGCCGAGTGGCTTCGGGACCACCAGCCAGCACCGGCCGAGGCCCGCGACTCGGCCGTCGAGAAACTCGAAAACGCCGGGAAGGAACCGATTCGACCGCGGACGCGAATCTTCGACCGCCGCGCGACCGAGGCGGCGTTCGAGGCGCTCATCGAGGCCGTCGACGGCGAGAAGCGCGTCTACGACGAACACGTCGACGCCTTCGACCTCGGCGAGGCGGAAGCCGAAGACCTCGCCCGGCAGGTGGAACTGGACAACGGCGGCTACGGTTTCCTCCCGCCGTCGTCCATCTACCACCGGTTCATGACCGGCCTCACCGGCGGTAAGATGTCCTCCTCGGTTCCGGCATCGCACATCTCCCTGCTGGACGACCCCGAGGACGGCTACGACAAGGTGAAGTCGGCGACGACGGGGGGCCGAACCACTGCCGAGGAACAGCGCGAGAAGGGCGGGAAAGCCGACGAGTGCCCGGTGTACGAACTGTACGCCTACCTCCTCTCGGGGGACGACGACGAGTTCGCGACGGAGGTGTACGAGGAGTGCGTCGGCGGTGAACGACTCTGCGGCGGGTGTAAGGAACAGGCCGCCGAGTTGATGGCCGAGTTCCTCGAAGACCACCAGGAGAAGCGCGCCGAGTGGGAGGACAAACTCGACGAACTGGACATCGACCTCGATTCGGCCCGTAAACGGTCGTGA
- a CDS encoding phenylalanine--tRNA ligase subunit alpha: MKRPQAQVAVLQAADAQEDRRIDEVAGEAGLKPEAATRAAFELEDDGLLTVSEETVEHYELTEEGERYVRESLPEQDLYEAALDAGADESPVGMGQVIGASGLDGGAVDIALSNYARKGYGEIASGEITADPDADVGGDREMHALEAVADGRIEDADADALDQLERRGLLVTDEETVRSVRLTDDGVTALMEGVEAAETVDRLTPELLTSGEWEDVEFTEYNVEADAEDVPHGKEHILRQTANRVKDTLVGMGFQEMEGPHVDAQFWINDCLFMPQDHPARTHWDQFALERPDEIKDLPEDLVERVHSAHKNGVGPDGEGYHSPWEEDVARGLDLRGHTTSLSMRYLSGHEIGELEPPQRFFSVEKVYRNDTLDPTHLLEFFQIEGWVMAEDLSVRDLMGTFTEFYEQFGITDLEFKPHYNPYTEPSFELFGTHPETGEIVEVGNSGIFREEVLSPLGVDCDVMAWGLSLERLLMLMYGFEDIRDVHGTLCDLELLRETEVMR, translated from the coding sequence ATGAAACGACCACAGGCACAGGTGGCCGTCCTGCAGGCCGCCGACGCACAGGAGGACAGACGAATCGACGAGGTGGCCGGGGAGGCGGGCCTCAAACCAGAGGCCGCCACCCGCGCCGCCTTCGAACTTGAAGACGACGGCCTGCTGACCGTCAGCGAAGAGACCGTCGAACACTACGAACTGACCGAGGAGGGCGAACGGTACGTCCGCGAGAGCCTCCCCGAACAGGACCTCTACGAGGCCGCCCTCGACGCCGGGGCCGACGAGTCCCCCGTGGGGATGGGGCAGGTCATCGGCGCGTCCGGTCTCGACGGCGGGGCCGTCGACATCGCACTCTCGAACTACGCCCGCAAGGGCTACGGCGAGATAGCCAGCGGCGAGATTACGGCCGACCCCGACGCCGACGTTGGCGGCGACCGAGAGATGCACGCGCTGGAAGCGGTGGCCGACGGCCGAATCGAGGACGCCGACGCCGATGCGCTGGACCAACTCGAACGCCGCGGCCTCCTCGTAACCGACGAGGAGACGGTCCGCTCCGTGCGCCTGACCGACGACGGCGTCACCGCCCTGATGGAGGGCGTCGAGGCCGCCGAGACGGTCGACCGACTCACGCCGGAACTGCTCACCAGCGGCGAGTGGGAAGACGTGGAGTTCACCGAGTACAACGTGGAGGCGGACGCCGAGGACGTTCCCCACGGCAAGGAGCATATCCTCCGACAGACCGCCAACCGCGTGAAGGACACGCTCGTCGGCATGGGCTTTCAGGAGATGGAAGGGCCGCACGTCGACGCGCAGTTCTGGATCAACGACTGCCTGTTCATGCCGCAGGACCACCCGGCCCGGACCCACTGGGACCAGTTCGCGCTGGAACGGCCGGACGAAATCAAGGACCTTCCGGAGGACTTGGTCGAACGGGTTCACTCGGCCCACAAGAACGGCGTCGGTCCCGACGGCGAAGGGTATCACTCGCCGTGGGAGGAGGACGTGGCGCGGGGCTTGGACCTCCGCGGCCACACCACCTCGCTGTCGATGCGCTACCTCTCGGGGCACGAAATCGGCGAGTTAGAACCACCCCAGCGCTTCTTCAGCGTCGAGAAGGTGTACCGCAACGACACGCTCGACCCGACGCACCTCCTGGAGTTCTTCCAAATCGAGGGCTGGGTGATGGCCGAGGACCTCTCCGTGCGCGACCTGATGGGGACGTTCACGGAGTTCTACGAGCAGTTCGGCATCACCGACCTGGAGTTCAAACCGCACTACAACCCCTACACCGAACCGAGTTTCGAACTGTTCGGGACCCATCCCGAGACCGGCGAAATCGTCGAAGTCGGGAACTCGGGCATCTTCCGCGAGGAAGTGCTCTCGCCGCTGGGCGTCGACTGCGACGTGATGGCGTGGGGCCTCTCGCTCGAACGACTACTCATGCTCATGTACGGCTTCGAAGATATCCGCGACGTACACGGGACGCTCTGTGACCTCGAACTGCTGCGGGAGACGGAGGTGATGCGGTAA
- a CDS encoding RDD family protein, producing MSDSADSRRVLIASWDDRFLAWLVDVLLVGAVLAGLGEVAGLFAVLTGSLSLSTPFAGLNGLALFVYWTVLEGYQGQSAGKMVMNIAVTDERGDPIGYGTAAIESFGKAFLLPLDLIIGWLAYEEEGLRLFNKLSSTIVVETGEDADSRPEGVEYVYPSER from the coding sequence ATGTCCGATAGCGCCGACTCTCGACGGGTACTCATCGCCTCGTGGGACGACCGGTTTCTCGCGTGGCTGGTCGACGTGCTACTGGTCGGGGCCGTCCTCGCTGGCCTCGGCGAAGTAGCGGGGTTATTCGCAGTTCTCACGGGAAGCCTCTCGCTCTCGACGCCCTTCGCGGGCCTGAACGGCCTCGCGCTGTTCGTCTACTGGACGGTACTGGAGGGGTATCAGGGCCAATCGGCCGGAAAGATGGTCATGAACATCGCCGTCACCGACGAACGGGGCGACCCAATCGGGTACGGCACGGCGGCCATCGAGAGCTTCGGGAAGGCGTTCTTACTCCCGCTGGACCTCATCATCGGGTGGCTCGCCTACGAAGAGGAGGGACTCCGCCTGTTCAACAAACTCTCGTCGACCATCGTCGTCGAGACGGGCGAGGACGCCGACAGCAGACCTGAAGGCGTCGAGTACGTCTATCCGAGCGAACGGTAA
- a CDS encoding endonuclease NucS domain-containing protein: MHDGTRVMAGECTTVFEGSREREQRGDVLVVVKPDNTVLVHDAEGYQPVAWLTRAESVAVEDGTVTASDGDELLRVVAHEEHGSARFPASNAGVPVADCPACGGTLVRTRGNVTCTTCDADYGIPSDASVTGGRCADCGLPTMRVERGEAFECCLDRACESMDDRVAEAFDRMWDCPDCDGDLRIIRRGGLLAGCENYPDCDTGFSFPSGLVVEKCPCGLPIFETAGRRRCLDGTCDAADP; encoded by the coding sequence ATGCACGACGGAACGCGCGTGATGGCCGGTGAGTGTACGACCGTCTTCGAGGGGTCCCGCGAGCGAGAACAGCGCGGGGACGTACTGGTGGTGGTCAAGCCCGACAACACCGTCTTGGTCCACGACGCCGAGGGGTATCAGCCGGTGGCGTGGCTCACCAGAGCCGAGAGCGTCGCCGTTGAGGACGGCACGGTCACCGCGAGCGACGGCGACGAACTCCTCCGCGTGGTCGCCCACGAGGAACACGGCAGCGCCCGGTTCCCGGCCTCGAACGCGGGCGTCCCGGTAGCGGACTGCCCCGCGTGTGGGGGCACGCTCGTCCGCACGCGCGGGAACGTCACCTGCACCACCTGCGACGCGGACTACGGCATCCCCTCGGACGCCAGCGTCACCGGCGGCCGCTGTGCGGACTGCGGCCTGCCGACGATGCGGGTCGAACGCGGCGAGGCCTTCGAGTGCTGTCTGGACCGCGCGTGCGAGTCGATGGACGACCGGGTCGCCGAGGCGTTCGACCGGATGTGGGACTGCCCGGACTGCGACGGGGACCTGCGAATCATCCGTCGGGGCGGCCTGCTCGCCGGGTGTGAGAACTACCCCGACTGCGATACCGGCTTCTCGTTCCCGTCGGGCCTCGTCGTCGAGAAGTGCCCGTGTGGCCTCCCCATCTTCGAGACGGCCGGGCGGCGGCGCTGTCTGGACGGCACCTGCGACGCCGCCGACCCGTAG
- a CDS encoding non-histone chromosomal MC1 family protein, with the protein MARDSDKRNFALREDGDESSVFSGGTPRQAALKAARRLDPADSEDDATPVEIRLREKGTHKVHIYEAWAWIEEAPDDKPDWMPGDITKGNVSKQGVEHLDDI; encoded by the coding sequence ATGGCACGCGACAGTGACAAGCGCAACTTTGCGCTCCGTGAGGATGGTGACGAATCGAGCGTCTTCTCAGGCGGGACTCCCCGACAGGCTGCACTGAAGGCAGCACGGCGGCTTGATCCGGCCGACAGCGAGGACGATGCTACCCCAGTGGAGATACGACTCAGGGAGAAAGGCACGCACAAGGTCCACATCTACGAAGCGTGGGCGTGGATCGAAGAGGCGCCCGACGATAAGCCCGACTGGATGCCCGGCGATATCACCAAAGGGAACGTCTCGAAGCAGGGCGTCGAACACTTAGACGACATTTGA
- a CDS encoding quinone-dependent dihydroorotate dehydrogenase yields MRLYDIARPLLFSLPAETANNGVHTLLEGAAGTPIESAVARQYTVDDDRLAVDAFGHSFDNPVGVAAGFDKNATIPSMLGSLGFGFAEVGGVTAEPQTGNARPRMFRLREDEGIINRMGLNNDGADVVGERLSAADVDFPLGVNIAKSEHVGTDAAPADYRYTYERVADGGDFFVVNVSCPNSQGFEELQNRDAMEAIFTELQDAGAAPLLVKLSPDLPEPAVEDTLDLVTELGLDGVVATNTSTERPASLRSPNASEQGGLSGKPIEGQSTRMVKFVAERVDVPVVGVGGVSTAEGAYRKIRAGASLVQLYTGLVYRGPSTARDINEGLLDLLERDGFDSVEDAIGADL; encoded by the coding sequence ATGAGACTCTACGATATCGCGAGACCGCTGTTGTTCTCGCTTCCGGCGGAGACGGCCAACAACGGGGTCCACACCCTCTTGGAGGGCGCCGCCGGGACCCCTATCGAGAGCGCCGTCGCGCGCCAGTACACGGTCGACGACGACCGCTTGGCTGTCGACGCGTTCGGCCACTCGTTCGACAACCCCGTCGGCGTCGCCGCCGGGTTCGACAAGAACGCGACCATTCCCTCGATGCTCGGGTCACTGGGCTTTGGCTTCGCGGAAGTGGGCGGCGTCACGGCGGAACCCCAGACCGGGAACGCGCGTCCGCGGATGTTCCGCCTGCGCGAGGACGAGGGCATCATCAACCGGATGGGTCTGAACAACGACGGCGCGGACGTGGTCGGCGAGCGACTCTCCGCGGCCGACGTGGACTTTCCGCTGGGCGTCAACATCGCCAAGAGCGAGCACGTCGGCACCGACGCGGCCCCGGCGGACTACCGCTACACGTACGAACGGGTGGCCGACGGCGGCGACTTCTTCGTCGTGAACGTCTCCTGTCCGAACTCGCAGGGGTTCGAAGAACTCCAGAACCGCGACGCGATGGAAGCCATCTTCACCGAGTTACAGGACGCCGGTGCGGCGCCGCTCCTCGTGAAACTCTCCCCGGACCTCCCGGAACCCGCCGTCGAGGACACGCTGGACCTCGTGACGGAACTCGGCCTCGACGGCGTCGTCGCCACGAACACCTCGACGGAACGCCCGGCAAGTCTGCGCTCGCCGAACGCGAGCGAACAGGGCGGCCTCTCGGGCAAGCCTATCGAAGGACAGTCCACGCGGATGGTCAAATTCGTCGCCGAACGAGTCGACGTGCCGGTCGTCGGCGTCGGCGGCGTCTCCACCGCCGAGGGAGCCTATCGGAAGATTCGCGCCGGGGCCTCGCTCGTCCAGTTGTACACCGGCCTCGTCTATCGCGGCCCGTCGACCGCCCGCGACATCAACGAGGGACTCCTCGACCTGCTCGAACGCGACGGCTTCGACAGCGTCGAGGACGCTATCGGCGCGGACCTGTAA